ACTTCCAGTAGTTCTCTTTTGCGTGGTGCGGGTAGATTCGCGCGGCCTTCTCAATCGACTCCGCATGGTCGGGAATCGGGAACGAAGCCCCCGACGACTCGAGATCAATCTGAAACTTCGAGGACCACTCGAGGAAGATGCCGCACAGCAGCAGCTCACGTACGTCGCCGCCGGTGAAGGCAATGCCGTGATTGGCCAGGAGAATCGCCTCGGCCCGCCCGAGCTTTTCCGCGACGGCCTTTCCGAGCTCAACCGTCGTGACGATGTGGCTCGTCTCGTCAAAGCGCGGCACGCCCTCGTTCGCAAACCACGCGCCGTGATTGTTGACCGGGGCGAGCTGGTTGGTGCCGGCGCCAAAGACGGTTGCGAAGTGTGCGTGCGAGTGGCCCACGAAATTCACGTCGGGGCGAGCGAGGAAGATTTCAGCGTGCAGTGGCCATTCGAGGTGACGGAACCCCTCCCCCTGCAACACCTCGCCGTCGAGCGTGACCAATAGGTAGTCCTGAGCCGTGACTTCAGAGAGCGCGAGATGCCCGCGCTTGAGCCACATACCCCGCCCCTCCGGGTCGCGG
This genomic stretch from Leucobacter sp. CX169 harbors:
- a CDS encoding class II aldolase/adducin family protein, with the protein product MREPFNPSPEIQEVLENLARVHRILEIEGHGDMSMGHMSYRDPEGRGMWLKRGHLALSEVTAQDYLLVTLDGEVLQGEGFRHLEWPLHAEIFLARPDVNFVGHSHAHFATVFGAGTNQLAPVNNHGAWFANEGVPRFDETSHIVTTVELGKAVAEKLGRAEAILLANHGIAFTGGDVRELLLCGIFLEWSSKFQIDLESSGASFPIPDHAESIEKAARIYPHHAKENYWKYFNRLLDRAEGREPQAI